caaagcgacgtagcctataataagtgcatactgaagtgactggaacaactacaatcTTCAGATTGTACCTGCACTAAAATGTCCtctaatattatataatatgtgtttatgatattatataaCGATAATTATGGGAAGCGTTTCATACAACACCAGTAGTCCTGTGACAGGTGAACAGGCTACAGACGTTACTTGTCCTACAACGCCACCAGTAGGCTACTGCATgtcaaaaaaacacatgaaagtgAAAGTAGGGTAAAAAGTAATCTCGACACAATAATAGTGTAAAACAGTTAAACATGACTGTTTTAGTTGGTTAATATACCTGTGAACTgcccaaaaatatattttatgctaGTGATATTACTGATACTATGTGTTGTCAACGGTTATCCAACGAGTTAACTTAGCGTTACCCATTTCATTCTACCAAGTTTGCTGGCTAGATAGCTAGCCAACTATCAGCATGTTAGCGGTTATATGGATAGCAAGCCAGTTGACAAGAAACAACATTTCATCCATGTCACACATATAGAATATTACAGCTCAGTTTTACACATTTCAAGACTTGCCTCGTTCCGTTCTTGCTTCTTTGGTTCTGTGTAAGACTTTCCATTTCAGCAACTCACTGGGAGCGTATTCGAATCTTTACTTGCGTATGAAATTCGATACTTGGTACCTCGCTTGATTTTGCTCACTAGGAACTATCTATTCTTAACTTCTGACCCCCCTTGATTTCCTCTTGACGTTATGTTCTTCCTTCACTTGTTTAGACTAAActggctaacttagctagcgTGGTTTACTAGCTCACTAGCCTGATTTGGGCTACACTTACAGTGACAGCTAATAACACTTCCTAGTAGTCAGCAATCGCCTGTAGTTgggtgtatgtctgtatgacgTCATAGCGTTCACAGGGGGATTACCGTAACACTTCACAGAATAGGTTTTAAAGTGTGACTGAAGAGAACGTATATAAATTATGGGATAAACGCCCCAAACTTCACAAACAGGTAGGGTAACTCCCGCttactgttttataaaatgttaagaacACCAccactaaataaaaatgagtaagtagctaaatcaaatttaaataacgttgaaatttgaaatgcttCTTACAAACTAattcaaaacaatatttaattttttaagtgtCTATAAGAGCGAGCACCGTTATTTATGTAGCCTAGGCCACCTGAGAATATCCAATGCATTAAATACGTCATACCATTGTTATACacttctatttttaaattaattattttatttttaaataattaactaTTATTAAACATTATACTTATATTTACCCGAGTAACAACACAGCCTATTGTTAGCCAGAACACATGCAATTTTATATCCCAAACGTGTTGGGAATTAAATTGTCGTTTGTTTATGATGAACATGTAGGCCAGCAGTTTGCGATAGCccattattttaaatctttcCATAAGGAATCACAGAAAGTAAATGAAACCCTAGCATTCCATAGGCTATAAAAGACATAAAATATCCCTATCGATGCCCTGCTACATGGGTGGTTATGTATGTTAGTCTACTGTATTAGcctacatttcacattttaatcatACACCTCTCGGGAAATTTGTATATTTCGCCGTATACCGTAGTAAAACTGATATTAAAAAATTCCTTAACAATTGAGTAGTATCCAACACTTTGTGAGCTTGCTCTCAGCAAGGCCttttatatataggctataatTAGGCTATAGGAATTACTTTGTGCATGCGCCATGGAAAGGGACCTCTGCGTGTTGCTTTAATATAAGAACAAATTCATAAATACTTAGGAACCATACCTTACGTGTACAGTGAACGGGAAGCACATTGAGGGGTGTGTTGTCCCCACATGATGTGGGCGGAGTTTAGGTGACCGAGACAGTAGGGCGTGGCCTGTTGCGCCTGCGGTCCGTTTAAAACTTCGGCGCAACATGCAGTCTACGGCAAACTTAGTCGCGTTATTGCAAGTTTGTTCTCACTTCCTAGCCATATAGCCAGGTGAAATTTACCAAGATGCCGAATTCTAATAGAGTGGTGCTAGCGCTCGGCGGAGCTGGTACTGTTGGTTCCGGAATTGTGAAAGCGTTTCTGGATAGAGGTAAGATTTTGGAGAGGCAGAGGACACCCTGGGTCACATAAGCACCCAGCGGTAGTCTCACCAGCAAAAGCTAACCCTTACATTATTTTACGATCATGTGATTGTTCCTTCTTTAAGTCTTAggttttattattgtattaggttatattcaattttctttctttggccCGCGGGTGAAAATCCAGAAATTATTTCACAACATTGTCTAGTGACAGCGCACGCACGGTTCTGTCGCGTTCTGCACACTGCGCGAACGGAACGGTTATTGTGCTGTGTACATGTTTAAACGGAATAAACTGTGCTACTTGCAAAAGACGCCGATGTATCAACACGCCTGGGGTAATGAGAGCTGCGCGTGGGACTGGCGCAGGGTAACTTACTCAGACGCGATTTTGCATTTGTGAAGTCAGCACTTATGTTTGGAAATCATTTGGATTTTGTGCATTGCATGAACAGGCTTTCTCTAGTATACAGTTATCCAGTCTCTAGCATACAGGTATCCATCCCGGAGAATCGCTGTTCAGTCATTTCCAAGAGAggctagaaaaataaaatactgttatCTCGTGAAAGACGACATACTGTTCATACATTTTGAGGCAAATCATAAGAGCGGAGATGATTCCCTTTGTTTAATAAGTTCAGGCTCCGTATTGAATATCAGTTAGATGTGAGAAATCGGAATAGTTGTAGTTTTCCCATCCAATGCGGCTTTACCATAGTTTAATTCGCCCGAATACGAAAATATTAATTCTTAAGACATGTCTACTGTTAGGCCTACTGCATGATTATGAGCACACAGTACTGTACGATTTCACATTTCCACCTTCCAATGTGCTCTGTAGGACAATGGAATAGGTTGGGCTATTTCTGTAGCCTTTGTGCTTTACCCTGGACTGTGTTAGATAATTATGTCTGTAATTTATTGTGTGGGTAGTATGGGTATGATGCAGAtattgtgtttggtgtgtgtgtgtgcgtatgtgtgcatgtctgtatgtgtgtgtgtgtaatataggAAATGTGTAGAATATAGTAAATGTGCATACTATATTTGTTTGTATAGTGCTGATGTGTCAGCATATGTGtagatatgtaaaatatatgtgctttttgttttgtgtatactgagtataatgtgtgtgtgtgtgcgcacgtgtgtgtgtgtgtgtgtgtgtgtgtttgtgtgtgtgcgtgtgtgtgtgagtgtgtatttgtgtgtgtgtgcatgtgtgtttgtgtgtgtgcgtgtgtgtttttaggtTTTAAAGTGGTGGTGGTCTCCAGAGACAGTAACAGGCTGGAGAAGTTGAAGGAGTTTATCTCACCATCCAGCAGAGAGAATCTGGTCACACTGGTGGGGAATGTgggtaagacacacacacacgcaaacacacacacacattatacgcatgtacacatacacacacacacacagacacagacacacacacgcacacacacaatatgcacTATTTGAGTTATACAAATATTGCAGAAAATTAAGGTTTTCCTTTTCTGTATAACCCATCTGTTTTGTCATTTATGCTCCTCCAGCATtattaccctctctctctccctctcactctctttgtctctccctctcaggatcagaagagggagcagaggaggtGAAGCAGACCTTGCTGAAGGCTGTAGGAAAGGTGACAGATGTGGTCTCATCCCTGGGCTTCAGCTGGTGGCAGGGTGGTCCACCTCACACCCAGTCTGTCAAGGAGTTGCAGTGGGTGAGCTCTCAGTCAATCACAGAGCTTTATCCTGTCATGGTTCACCCTATCACAGCTGCCCTTGCCTTACCTGCCCAGCTTATACATCTCCCCTACAAGGCTGGTTAAAGCTGTGATAAAAGTGATAAACCTGCCCACTTTTGGGATGTAACCAATATTTTCTAACCAGTCACATGAACTTAGTGGAGGTTGGTGTAAGATTAAGTCAGTGTTTCCAACCAGCATTTCAAACAATATATGAGACACAGGGAAGGGATTGAAAATGGAGAGGAGGCCTGTGCTAAATATGGCACACTGCCACAAACCACCCATATACCATAATCTGATCAATGTCTAAGCTGGCAGGTCTCCGGCGACGCCTATCTCTGCTACAGGAAGTGCTGGTACCAGATGGTAAAGCGCAAGCATCCTGAGATCCTTTGAGACCTGACCTTCTGGCTTCCAAAACTGCAGCCCTCCTGATTCTCCCCCATGTTGTTTCTCATTCCTCTCCTCCATACCCTAACtcactcttctcttctctcttccaTAACCTTTCATCAACCCTGCTTTCTGTCCTTCACCCTTTCCAACACTATTAGGTGTTGGAAACTCTGATTCTCAGCACCTTTGTGTCATGGAAGGCCTTCTTTCCCCTGGTGAAAGATGACCCCAGCTGCACCTACACCTTCATCACAGGTGAGTTTAGCCACACCTGCATCAGCACAGGTGTGTCTAGTTCCATTTATGCCTTCACATGTGAATCTAGATGCCTAGACACTTGCACCTTTGTTATAGGTGAATCTGTCATAGGTGAGTGTGCACCtacacactggcacactgtc
This region of Anguilla anguilla isolate fAngAng1 chromosome 5, fAngAng1.pri, whole genome shotgun sequence genomic DNA includes:
- the si:dkey-238o13.4 gene encoding uncharacterized protein si:dkey-238o13.4, translated to MPNSNRVVLALGGAGTVGSGIVKAFLDRGFKVVVVSRDSNRLEKLKEFISPSSRENLVTLVGNVGSEEGAEEVKQTLLKAVGKVTDVVSSLGFSWWQGGPPHTQSVKELQWVLETLILSTFVSWKAFFPLVKDDPSCTYTFITGGAGDKLLMPGTGFLTVGAASALAFCQVLREEYPDVPCKLNQVKINTGVAPPDRLAPGYLSHLDLGEAVATLVERRNTSHAVFNVNCPTDLKTILLENNM